CATCTCCTTGCCGGTGCCGCTCTGGCCGGTGATCACCACGCTGGCCTTGGAAGGAGCCACCTTCTCCACCAGCTCCATCGCGCGCCGCATCGGGGGCGAGTTGCCCACCAGCCCGACGCCGGAATCGACCTGGCCCAGGCGCCGGCGCAGGACCTGCATCTCGTGGAGGGTTTCCTTCTTCTCCAGCGCGCGCTGGAGGATGACCCTCAGGCGCGCCGGGTCGAGCGGCTTCTCCACGAAGTCGAAGACGCCTTCGCGGACGGCCTCGACCGCGGCGTCGATCGTCCCCTTCCCGGTGATGATCACGACCGGGGTGTCCGGTTGCTCCTCTCGCAACGCGCGGACGAGCGCCAGCCCGTCCAGCTTCGGCATCACCAGGTCGCTGATGATCACGTCCGGGTGGGTCTCGGCGGCGAGCTTCAGCGCACCGTGGCCATCGGCCGTCTGATCCACCTCGTAACCCCACCGCTGCAGAAGCTCCGCAAAAAGCTCTCGAGTGGACTCTTCGTCATCGACGATCAGGATGCGGGCCTTCGGCATGACGGGTGGTTACCTCGGGTGGAGAAAGGAGAGTGAGAGGCGGGCGCCCCCTGCCGCAGGGGTTTCGATCGAGAGCTCGCATGCTGCCTCGGGGGCGAGCCGGCGCGCGGCGTCGAGGTGCGGAAGCGCCTGCTCCCTGTTGCCGACACCGCCGTCGGCGCGCAACTGCAGGATCGCGACCGCCCCGCGCGGCTGGACGCTCGCCGCGACTCGCCCGCCGTCGCGAGCATGCTCGATGCACACGACCAGCGCGTGGGCGATCAGATCACCGAGATACAAGCTCTCCGAGCTCACCATCAGCGTTGCGGGAGCGCTGTTGGTCAGCTGAACGGACGCGCGGCGGGCCTCGTAGGCGAAGAGAACGAAGGCGCGCTTCAGGGCGGCGCCAAGGTCCGGCGTCAGGTGCTGCGGCGCGGCGAAATCGCCGAAGGAGCGGAGCAGCGCATCGACACGGCCGATGCCGTCGCGCATGGCAGAGAGGTGCTTCTCGATGGGGGAGCCGCCCTTCAGCTCCGGGGACGCCAGCTTCTCGGACATCAGCTGCAGGTGGAGCACCATGTTGTGCAGCGGATTCTTGCCTTCGTGCGCGAGCCCGATGGCCACCTTCTCGAGCAGCCGGGCACGATCAGCGGCACGCCCCTGCACGTCCTCGCCCGCCGGTCTGGGAATCCTCTGAATTGGGTACCCCATATGACGCCTCGCCGCCGTCCGGCGCAGACTCGGCCGCGACATCGATCGGGCGCAACTTGCCGTCCGCTGGAGTTTTTACTGCCCAACGCTGACGGCGCTACAGGGAGTTGAAAAAAATACGCCCGGCGCGCAGCGGCTAGTTTGCGTTGTAGGTCTCCGCCGTGGTCGTCGAAGAGGCGTCGGTCCCGCCCGAGGCGAGCTGTTCGAGCACCGTGCTCGTCAGCGGCGCGAGGCCGAAGTTCTTGCGCCGCTCCAACATGCTGGCGGTCGGGCGCTGACTTCCCAAGTCGGGATCGTACCGCTCGCAGGACGCGAGCGTCGACGTCCCGTCCGTGCCTCCGCAGAGCAGGATGTTGAAGTTCGAGAGGCCGATCGCCGCGTGGCTGCTTCGCGCCGCGCGGAGGTTGGCCGTGGCCGTAAAGGTAGCGGTGCCCGGTTTGAACAGAAACTGCGTCGCTGACGCAGTGCCGTTTCCACTGCCAGTGACCCCACCGGAGACAAACACCCACCCGGCGTTCACCCCGCCAACCAGCATTGCGGTGTGGCCGCGCTTGTCCTCGACGGTGCTGGTCGTCGACACCCTTCCGGTATTGCTGAACGAACCGCTTCCGCTCGGGTTGAACAACTCGGCGGTGTCGTTGCCCGTGACTCCGCCCACGATCAGGACGTTGCCCGTCCCCAGGAGGGTCCCGGTGAAATTGGACCTCGCCTGGGCCATTGAACTGCCGACGTTCGCCACCGTAGGCGTTGCGGCGGTACCAGCGTCGTAATTGATGGCGGTGGACAGGTCCGTTGTGCCGTTCGTTCCCCCAGCGATCAGCACGTGGCTCGAGTCGAGAAGCACGGCGATGTGCCGGGCCCGTGCAGCCGTCACCGTGCCGGTCGTGATGTCGGTCGTAGTCGAGAATGTATTCGTTGCGGGGTCGTAGAACTCAGCTGTCACCGTTGGGGTGGTCAGGTTGGCGGCCGTGTATCCGCCGGCAAGCAGGACCTTGCCGCCATTGTTCGGCGCGCCCGATGGAATCTTCACCGCCGTGTGGAAAGCCCGCGGGAAGTTCATGGTCAGGGTGCCCGGTGGTGGCGTGCAGCTACCGTTGGCGTCGCAGAGCACTGCCGTATTCAGCGGCGTACCGGCCGCCGTCGCGCCGCCCGCGATGAGCACCTTGCCGTTGTCCAATGCGGTCACCGTGACGCCTTGGCGCGCCTCGGCGGCGTTCTGGCTCAACAGGAACCACGACCCCGGAGCGATCGTCGCCGTCGCCGTCGCCGTCGCGGTCGCACCGGCGAGGTTGGTCACCGTGAGCGTGTAGACGGTGTCGAATTGGATGTCGTTGAAGGTCGTGCTGGTCGCGCCGGCCGCCGTTCCGTTGATGGTCGCGGTCCCGCCATGCGCGTCGTACGTGTGATTCAGGGTAACCGCATCGCCACGGGCGAAGAATGCGGTGCTCGTTCCCGAGACGGCAAAGACGAAGCTGTTCGTCATGATCGACGGCTGCGGTTCGACGGTGACCACGACGCGGCTGAAGACCGACGTCGATGCGGCATTCTGAACCGTCGCCGTGAACGTGCACGTGGAAGTAGACGTCACCGTCGGCGCGGTCGGGTTCGGGTTCGAGGACCCATTGCCGCTGGCCAGCGGGATGGTGAATCCGGCGATCGACCCTTGCGTGCAGGCGACAGTGACCGACGCATTCCCGGTCACTCCCGTCGTCTTGACGGACAGGGGAATGGCCTCCCCGGACGTCACGTGCACGGTCGAGGAACCGAACTCCGTGATCACCGGCGAAGCGACGACCGTGATCGTCACGCTGGCCGGCTGGCCGCCGCTCCCGGTGGACACCGAAACGCTGGTCGTCGGATTCGTCACGGTCAGCGTGTAGGTCGTGAGCGCAGTGGGCGCGACCACCACCGTCCCGCCGCTCGTGATGGGAATGTTTCCCGGCGTGATGACGCCGTTGCCGCCTACGAAAGTCGCCTGCAGCGCCGCGCTCGAACCCGAGGTGATGGTCGTGGAGGTGCCGAACGTCATGATGTTCGGAGGGACGCCGACGTGGACCACGAGTGGAATCGAAACGGAATCCGGCACCGTCGCAGCGTTGCTGATCACGACCGTATAGTCGAGCTCGGTCGTGGACGAGTCCGTCGTCGGAATCGTCACTGTGATCTGCCCACCTGACGTCATGGTCGATCCCTTCGTCGCGCCAGCCGCGTCCTTGACGACGGCGGTCATTCCGCTCCCGAACGTGGGCGCCGTGAAGGTGAACGAGCCGTTCTGTCCTTGCTGGATGGAGCTCGGGCTCACGCTGGCATTGCCAGTGAATGACGCGGGCCCAACGACGGCGACCGACACGTTGGACGGCTGCCCAGTGGTTCCCGACTGTACGGAGACGCCTGAGCGGCTGGTCACGCGCAGCGAGTAGGAAGTGAGAACGTCGGGACTCACCAGTAGTGAGCCGCCGGTCGCGATGCCCACGCTGCCGCCGCTGCCGTCGCTGATGGTCGCCGTCGCGCTAGTGCCGGTGAACGACGCACTGATCACGGTCGTGGTACCCGCCGTGATCGTC
This genomic window from Deltaproteobacteria bacterium contains:
- a CDS encoding HAMP domain-containing histidine kinase codes for the protein MGYPIQRIPRPAGEDVQGRAADRARLLEKVAIGLAHEGKNPLHNMVLHLQLMSEKLASPELKGGSPIEKHLSAMRDGIGRVDALLRSFGDFAAPQHLTPDLGAALKRAFVLFAYEARRASVQLTNSAPATLMVSSESLYLGDLIAHALVVCIEHARDGGRVAASVQPRGAVAILQLRADGGVGNREQALPHLDAARRLAPEAACELSIETPAAGGARLSLSFLHPR